The Oceanithermus desulfurans genome has a window encoding:
- the tatC gene encoding twin-arginine translocase subunit TatC, producing the protein MQEAPLVEHLEELRARIIRALLAWFVGMGVAWYFRVDLLKILKRPLDVATQVRGIEANLYQQTITEGFIVSLKIAAFGGLVIALPFIVYQLWAFIAPGLYPHERRLAVPFILGAGFSFAVGVVFSYYVLLPFAVPFLLGFLSDQVIPLLTIDKYMSQILMYLTVVGLMFELPVLSFLFTKLGMLDWRFLARNRRIAIVVIVTLAAIITPTADPFNLALLSVPLLLLYEVSIWVSRAAGRGRTRADADAE; encoded by the coding sequence GTGCAGGAAGCCCCCCTCGTCGAGCACCTGGAAGAGCTGCGTGCCCGCATCATCCGGGCGCTCTTGGCCTGGTTCGTGGGTATGGGCGTGGCCTGGTACTTCCGCGTCGACCTGCTCAAGATCCTCAAGCGGCCCCTCGACGTGGCCACCCAGGTGCGCGGCATCGAGGCCAACCTCTACCAGCAGACGATCACCGAAGGCTTCATCGTCTCGCTCAAGATCGCCGCGTTCGGCGGCCTGGTGATCGCGCTGCCCTTCATCGTCTACCAGCTCTGGGCCTTCATCGCCCCCGGCCTCTACCCCCACGAGCGGCGGCTGGCCGTGCCCTTCATTCTGGGGGCCGGCTTTTCCTTCGCCGTCGGGGTCGTCTTCTCCTACTACGTGCTGCTCCCCTTCGCGGTGCCCTTCCTGCTGGGCTTCCTCAGCGACCAGGTGATCCCGCTGCTCACCATCGACAAGTACATGAGCCAGATCCTGATGTACCTGACGGTGGTGGGGCTGATGTTCGAGCTGCCCGTGCTCAGCTTCCTCTTCACCAAGCTGGGCATGCTCGACTGGCGCTTTTTGGCGCGCAACCGCCGCATCGCCATCGTGGTGATCGTCACCCTGGCCGCGATCATCACGCCCACGGCCGACCCCTTCAACCTGGCGCTGCTTTCGGTGCCCCTGCTGCTGCTGTACGAGGTCTCCATCTGGGTCTCGCGCGCCGCCGGGCGCGGCCGCACCCGCGCCGACGCCGACGCCGAATAG
- a CDS encoding 4Fe-4S dicluster domain-containing protein, whose translation MGFFDNLLGAFLKLTDPTPRYTGSRCLVEKYAVGGCDLCQQACPHEAVDLSHFTVQIDDTRCTGCGLCTQVCPGVALEFPLGPVQEALDKGRGQLKCSKAQGHGQEVLCLGRLTPGLIAEAASRHGPLTLARGDCANCKIGGPTVPEALEQVIEEARRYYPELEVRLTTEALPGAIVGRRELFEQLMGGTKRMAAEVLPEPPEQLGLDEDHDLPAELRLRKMATARSQGQVRWPAIQVLEGCTLCPVCANVCPTGAVKRVREGEEYVLELEVAACTGCGGCVASCPPQVIELIEAGRDRVLAEAPEELFRGEPEWS comes from the coding sequence GTGGGCTTCTTCGACAACCTGCTCGGGGCGTTCCTCAAGCTCACCGACCCCACGCCCCGCTACACCGGCAGCCGCTGCCTGGTCGAGAAGTACGCGGTGGGGGGCTGCGACCTGTGCCAGCAGGCCTGCCCCCACGAGGCCGTGGACCTCTCCCACTTCACCGTCCAGATCGACGACACCCGCTGCACCGGCTGCGGGCTGTGCACCCAGGTCTGCCCCGGGGTGGCGCTCGAGTTTCCGCTGGGGCCCGTGCAGGAGGCGCTCGACAAGGGCCGCGGTCAGCTCAAGTGCTCGAAGGCCCAAGGCCACGGCCAGGAGGTGCTGTGTTTGGGCCGGCTCACCCCGGGCCTGATCGCCGAGGCGGCCAGCCGCCACGGTCCGCTCACCCTGGCCCGGGGCGACTGCGCGAACTGCAAGATCGGCGGGCCCACGGTGCCCGAGGCGCTCGAGCAGGTCATCGAGGAGGCGCGGCGCTACTACCCGGAGCTCGAGGTGCGCCTGACGACCGAGGCCCTGCCTGGGGCGATCGTGGGCCGGCGCGAGCTCTTCGAACAGCTTATGGGCGGCACCAAGCGCATGGCCGCCGAGGTGTTGCCCGAGCCACCGGAGCAGCTGGGCCTCGACGAGGACCACGACCTGCCCGCCGAGCTGCGGCTGCGCAAGATGGCGACGGCCCGCAGCCAGGGGCAGGTGCGCTGGCCGGCCATCCAGGTGCTCGAAGGCTGCACCCTCTGCCCCGTCTGCGCCAACGTCTGCCCCACCGGGGCCGTCAAGCGCGTTCGCGAGGGAGAGGAATACGTGCTCGAGCTGGAGGTGGCCGCCTGCACCGGCTGCGGCGGCTGCGTGGCCAGCTGCCCGCCCCAGGTGATCGAGCTGATCGAGGCGGGCCGCGACCGGGTGCTGGCCGAAGCGCCCGAAGAGCTCTTCCGCGGCGAGCCGGAGTGGTCGTAG
- a CDS encoding arsenate reductase (azurin) large subunit, giving the protein MALFERRDHLPLPPKGAKTYNTVCQYCNVGCGYKVYVWPVGEEGGPEKDQNAFGADFTNPQPPLVGLNYTETMHSVVQGRDGREYHVAIVPAQDSPINRGDYSIRGGTNALTTFSPTRGTQDRLRYPLLRLGDQFQAVTWQEALTLMGRVIKGIRDRDGNDDNLTVKCYDHGGSGQGFEDNYGAGKLFFDALSIRHIAIHNRPAYNSEVWGSRERGVHELNYDVSDARLADTVVLWGANPYETATVFYVEHILPNLKGATLGEKKAAFANGEPAEPGYLIVIDPRKTSSLTAAEVYAKDRVLHLAPRLGTDYILANAMARVVWERGYYDPDYLKARTDLTLFEDYKKKSLKLGTPYDAFMDEAETITGVPRAQIEQAAEWMAKPKGGGQKRRTLTIYEKGIIWNMKNYDQVAAVVQLAVLTHNIGRPGTGCGRQGGHQEGYVRPPAPTPGSIFNGGPPVNVDKLLTSGKGKFYWVIATDPYLSTPNSQFFRKRIHERTQKLTEALGRAGEPGTVQAWADKILQALYEDPDALFMVVQDIYMTDTARDAHLILPAAAWGEANDTSINCNSRLLRLYEKFTDPPGEAKPDWEIFKWVGMRLAELYRADGRREEAAKFEFGKDWKTDEDVFLAGSQEFKDNAVSEADEATLEAENYKGVTYGFLKEVGQQGIRTPVRKDPATGKLVGTLRRYTHRFGSSDGKFKWYGTDDWEGYPPEVDKYLKGDAPERYPFWVTTGRAQTIWQTAYHDRNLPEKTLALPLPYVEVNPEDARRLGLAGGDLVEVYNEEGNGTFMVYVTDAVQPGMLFLVMYHWRGTSNSLTSGYTDPKTTIPWYKGTRAALRKVAGALPSLHQTASTLQQNRFE; this is encoded by the coding sequence GTGGCTTTGTTCGAACGCAGGGATCATCTTCCCCTTCCGCCCAAGGGGGCCAAGACCTACAACACCGTGTGCCAGTACTGCAACGTGGGCTGCGGATACAAGGTTTACGTTTGGCCCGTGGGCGAAGAGGGGGGGCCGGAGAAGGATCAAAACGCCTTCGGGGCCGACTTTACCAACCCCCAGCCGCCGCTGGTGGGGCTCAACTACACCGAGACCATGCATTCGGTCGTTCAGGGCAGGGACGGGCGCGAGTACCACGTGGCCATCGTTCCTGCGCAGGATTCGCCCATCAACCGCGGGGACTACTCCATTCGCGGGGGCACCAACGCCCTCACCACCTTCAGCCCCACGCGGGGGACGCAAGACCGCCTCCGCTACCCGCTACTGCGCCTGGGCGACCAGTTCCAGGCCGTGACCTGGCAGGAGGCGCTCACTCTGATGGGGCGGGTCATCAAAGGAATCCGCGACCGTGACGGCAACGACGACAACCTCACGGTCAAGTGTTACGACCACGGCGGTTCGGGTCAGGGCTTCGAGGACAACTACGGAGCCGGTAAGCTGTTCTTCGACGCGCTGTCCATCCGGCACATCGCTATTCACAACCGCCCCGCCTACAACTCCGAGGTCTGGGGCAGCCGCGAGCGCGGCGTTCACGAGCTGAATTACGACGTTTCCGACGCGCGGCTGGCCGACACCGTGGTGCTCTGGGGGGCCAACCCCTACGAAACCGCCACCGTCTTCTACGTGGAGCACATCCTTCCCAACCTCAAGGGGGCCACGCTGGGGGAGAAGAAAGCGGCCTTCGCGAACGGCGAACCCGCCGAACCCGGTTACCTGATCGTGATCGACCCGCGCAAAACCAGCTCCCTCACCGCGGCGGAGGTGTACGCAAAGGACCGGGTGCTCCATCTGGCCCCGCGGCTGGGAACCGACTACATCCTGGCCAACGCCATGGCGCGCGTCGTCTGGGAGCGCGGCTACTACGATCCGGACTACCTGAAGGCGCGCACCGACCTGACGCTCTTCGAGGACTACAAGAAGAAGAGTCTCAAGCTGGGCACGCCCTACGACGCTTTCATGGACGAGGCCGAAACGATCACCGGCGTACCTCGCGCGCAGATCGAGCAGGCCGCCGAGTGGATGGCCAAGCCCAAGGGCGGCGGGCAAAAACGGCGCACCCTGACGATCTACGAAAAGGGCATCATCTGGAACATGAAGAACTACGACCAGGTCGCCGCGGTCGTCCAGCTGGCGGTGCTCACCCACAACATCGGCCGCCCCGGAACGGGCTGCGGCCGTCAGGGCGGGCACCAGGAGGGCTACGTGCGGCCGCCCGCCCCCACCCCGGGGTCGATCTTCAACGGGGGACCGCCGGTCAACGTGGACAAGCTCCTCACTTCGGGCAAGGGGAAGTTCTACTGGGTGATCGCCACCGACCCCTACCTTTCCACCCCGAACAGCCAGTTCTTCCGCAAGCGCATCCACGAGCGCACCCAAAAGTTGACCGAGGCCCTGGGCCGGGCCGGAGAACCGGGCACCGTCCAGGCGTGGGCGGACAAGATCTTGCAGGCGCTCTACGAAGATCCCGACGCGCTATTCATGGTGGTCCAGGACATCTACATGACCGACACCGCCAGGGACGCGCACCTGATCCTGCCTGCAGCCGCCTGGGGCGAAGCCAACGACACCTCCATCAACTGCAACAGCCGCCTCCTGCGCCTCTACGAGAAGTTCACCGACCCCCCCGGGGAAGCCAAGCCCGACTGGGAGATCTTCAAGTGGGTGGGGATGCGGCTGGCCGAACTCTACCGCGCCGACGGTCGCCGCGAAGAAGCCGCCAAGTTCGAGTTCGGCAAGGACTGGAAAACGGACGAGGACGTCTTCCTCGCCGGCTCCCAAGAGTTCAAGGACAACGCCGTGAGCGAGGCCGACGAGGCCACCCTCGAGGCCGAAAACTACAAAGGCGTCACCTACGGCTTTCTCAAGGAGGTCGGCCAGCAGGGTATTCGCACCCCCGTGCGCAAGGACCCCGCAACCGGGAAGCTGGTGGGGACGCTGCGTCGCTACACCCACCGCTTCGGCAGCTCGGACGGAAAATTCAAGTGGTACGGCACCGACGACTGGGAAGGCTACCCGCCCGAGGTGGACAAGTACCTGAAGGGCGATGCGCCTGAGCGCTATCCCTTCTGGGTCACCACCGGCCGGGCGCAAACCATCTGGCAAACGGCCTACCACGACCGCAACCTGCCGGAAAAAACGCTGGCGCTTCCCCTGCCCTACGTCGAAGTCAACCCCGAGGACGCGCGGCGCCTGGGGCTCGCCGGCGGCGACCTGGTCGAGGTGTACAACGAGGAAGGCAACGGCACGTTCATGGTCTACGTTACCGACGCCGTTCAGCCGGGGATGCTCTTCCTGGTGATGTACCATTGGCGCGGAACCAGCAACTCGCTGACCTCGGGCTACACCGACCCCAAGACGACGATCCCCTGGTACAAAGGAACCCGGGCGGCCCTGCGTAAGGTCGCGGGAGCGCTGCCCAGCCTTCACCAGACCGCCAGCACCCTGCAGCAAAACCGCTTCGAGTAA
- a CDS encoding glutaredoxin family protein codes for MYIYLAKKNCLACDQQERYLWAMGLPYERIDVDERPELAEGRQLPAVLRQGVVLVEGAFSEEDLARALGRG; via the coding sequence TTGTACATCTACTTAGCCAAGAAGAACTGCCTGGCCTGCGATCAGCAGGAACGCTACCTGTGGGCGATGGGCCTGCCCTACGAGCGCATCGACGTCGACGAGCGCCCCGAGCTGGCCGAGGGGCGGCAGCTGCCCGCCGTGCTCCGGCAGGGCGTCGTGCTCGTGGAGGGCGCGTTCAGCGAAGAGGACCTGGCGCGGGCGCTGGGGAGGGGGTAG
- a CDS encoding Sec-independent protein translocase subunit TatA/TatB: MNLGMPEILIILVIVLILFGPKKLPELARGLGQSIREFKKGASEIKQEFEQAVDLEPEKPAPQPSAAPEAEKKPAGDA; the protein is encoded by the coding sequence ATGAACCTCGGAATGCCTGAAATCCTCATCATCCTGGTCATCGTGCTCATCCTATTCGGCCCCAAGAAGCTGCCGGAGCTGGCCCGCGGGTTGGGGCAGTCAATCCGCGAGTTCAAGAAGGGCGCCAGCGAGATCAAGCAGGAGTTCGAGCAAGCGGTGGATCTCGAACCCGAAAAGCCGGCGCCCCAGCCCTCCGCCGCGCCCGAGGCCGAAAAGAAGCCCGCCGGGGACGCCTAG
- a CDS encoding HigA family addiction module antitoxin → MRLPKHRTPTHPGEVLLKEFLEPYGLTQKELARRIGVSYPRVNELIHGKRGVTPDTALRLARLFGTSPEFWLNLQQAYDLYLVGQSANHEDIKPLRQGVT, encoded by the coding sequence ATGAGGCTACCCAAACACCGCACCCCAACCCACCCCGGGGAAGTGCTGCTTAAGGAGTTCCTGGAGCCCTACGGGCTCACGCAGAAGGAGCTGGCCCGGCGCATCGGCGTCTCCTACCCCCGCGTCAACGAGTTGATCCACGGCAAGCGCGGCGTGACGCCCGACACCGCCCTGCGGCTTGCCCGGCTCTTCGGCACCTCGCCCGAGTTCTGGCTGAACCTTCAGCAGGCGTACGATCTCTATCTGGTCGGGCAAAGCGCGAATCACGAAGACATCAAGCCCCTGCGCCAGGGCGTCACCTGA
- a CDS encoding DUF456 domain-containing protein, whose protein sequence is MNLTADVLFVLLWVAALVLTFVPMVPATLLIWAAALLHEALVGFSELSRADWAWLIGLGLLAMTLDNVAGALGAKRYGAGRAGVWGAVIGALVGAVVLGPLGILVGPFLGALVAELIAGKAGREALRAAWGSLLGVLGGVLAKLLVHLAMGWLVIQRIF, encoded by the coding sequence ATGAACCTCACCGCCGACGTGTTGTTCGTGCTGCTTTGGGTGGCCGCGCTGGTGCTCACCTTCGTGCCCATGGTGCCGGCCACCCTGCTCATCTGGGCCGCGGCGCTCTTGCACGAGGCGCTGGTGGGGTTCAGCGAACTCTCGCGCGCCGACTGGGCCTGGCTGATCGGCCTGGGGCTCTTGGCGATGACGCTCGACAACGTGGCCGGGGCCCTGGGGGCCAAGCGTTACGGCGCCGGGCGCGCGGGGGTTTGGGGCGCGGTGATCGGGGCGCTCGTGGGCGCGGTCGTGCTGGGTCCGCTGGGGATACTGGTGGGGCCCTTCCTGGGGGCGCTGGTCGCCGAGCTGATCGCCGGTAAGGCCGGACGGGAAGCGCTGCGCGCCGCCTGGGGCAGCCTGCTGGGGGTGCTCGGCGGGGTGCTGGCCAAGCTGCTGGTGCACCTGGCCATGGGCTGGCTGGTGATCCAGAGGATATTCTAG
- a CDS encoding bifunctional 3-deoxy-7-phosphoheptulonate synthase/chorismate mutase has protein sequence MEPRILELRREIDRINRELLTLLSERARIASEIGRIQTERGLGHYDPAREEEMLAYLAAENPGPFPDGTVKKLFKEIFKATLALEEQEDKQKFLFSRETRPEDTRVKVRQAVFGDGPLLIAGPCAIESEEQMQRTAEFLASRGVKVLRGGAYKPRTSPYAFQGLGVEGLKLGRAAADRHGMAFVTEVMDTRDVEVVSEYADILQVGARNMQNFALLREVGRSGQPVLLKRGLSATVEEWFYAAEYVLSQGNDQVILVERGIRTYEKWTRNTLDLSGAVLAKQLTHLPVVVDVTHAAGRIDLLAPLARAALAAGVDAVHVEVHPNPKVAMSDNNQQMDFAQFDAFLDAVRDLLEPAKTRRG, from the coding sequence ATGGAACCGCGCATCCTCGAACTGCGGCGGGAGATCGACCGCATCAACCGCGAACTGCTCACCCTGCTCTCGGAGCGGGCCCGCATCGCCTCCGAGATCGGGCGCATCCAGACCGAGCGCGGTCTGGGCCACTACGACCCGGCGCGCGAGGAGGAGATGCTCGCCTACCTGGCGGCCGAGAACCCCGGCCCCTTCCCCGACGGCACGGTCAAGAAGCTGTTCAAGGAGATCTTCAAGGCCACGCTGGCGCTTGAGGAGCAGGAGGACAAGCAAAAGTTCCTCTTCTCGCGCGAGACCCGGCCCGAGGACACCCGGGTGAAGGTGCGCCAGGCCGTCTTCGGGGACGGGCCGCTCTTGATCGCCGGCCCCTGCGCCATCGAGTCGGAAGAGCAGATGCAGCGCACCGCCGAGTTCCTGGCCTCGCGCGGCGTCAAGGTGCTGCGCGGCGGGGCGTACAAGCCGCGGACCAGCCCCTACGCCTTCCAGGGCCTGGGGGTCGAGGGGTTGAAGCTGGGACGGGCGGCGGCCGACCGCCACGGCATGGCCTTCGTGACCGAGGTGATGGACACCCGCGACGTCGAGGTGGTTTCCGAGTACGCCGACATCCTCCAGGTGGGCGCGCGCAACATGCAGAACTTCGCGCTGCTGCGCGAGGTGGGCCGCTCGGGCCAGCCGGTGCTGCTCAAGCGCGGCCTCAGCGCCACCGTAGAGGAATGGTTCTACGCCGCCGAGTACGTGCTCAGCCAGGGCAACGACCAGGTCATCCTGGTCGAGCGCGGCATCCGCACCTACGAGAAGTGGACCCGCAACACCCTGGACCTCTCGGGGGCGGTGCTGGCCAAGCAGCTCACCCACCTGCCCGTCGTCGTCGACGTGACCCACGCCGCCGGCCGCATCGACCTGCTGGCCCCTCTGGCGCGGGCGGCGCTGGCCGCGGGGGTGGACGCGGTGCACGTGGAGGTGCACCCCAACCCCAAGGTGGCCATGTCCGACAACAACCAGCAGATGGACTTTGCGCAGTTCGACGCCTTTCTGGACGCGGTGCGCGACCTGCTCGAGCCCGCCAAGACGCGGCGCGGCTAG
- the lgt gene encoding prolipoprotein diacylglyceryl transferase — MDPIMIEIGPLTVRWYGFLITAAIFVGYYLARRYVAAKGYDPEKFEEAVFWAVIAGVIGARLVYVLTSWGYFAANPISALYIWQGGLAFHGGILGGLIPMVYFARKNGVPPYVYLDAALPGVALGIIGGRIGNLMNGSDTVGRLTDWAVGYTWPAWATGFPGICTSTGQLAWGFCSGEVVRGPVHLTQIYGAVIGLVLLGLVFYWWRQKRPAGWAFWNFVLWYSVLRSLVEEPFRLNPLWWPVYLNEKAGIGFFTATQLVSIPLIVLAVYMLYRMGRSGEEAAA, encoded by the coding sequence ATGGATCCCATCATGATCGAGATCGGGCCGCTGACCGTGCGCTGGTACGGTTTTCTGATCACCGCGGCCATCTTCGTCGGTTACTACCTGGCGCGGCGCTACGTGGCCGCCAAGGGGTACGACCCCGAAAAGTTCGAGGAAGCCGTCTTCTGGGCGGTGATCGCCGGGGTGATCGGGGCTCGGCTCGTCTACGTGCTGACCAGCTGGGGCTACTTCGCGGCCAACCCGATCAGCGCCCTCTACATCTGGCAGGGCGGGCTGGCCTTCCACGGCGGGATCCTGGGAGGCCTGATCCCCATGGTCTATTTCGCCCGCAAGAACGGGGTGCCGCCCTACGTCTACCTCGACGCGGCGCTTCCGGGCGTGGCCCTGGGCATCATCGGCGGCCGCATCGGCAACCTGATGAACGGCTCCGACACCGTGGGCCGGCTCACCGACTGGGCCGTCGGCTACACCTGGCCCGCCTGGGCCACCGGCTTCCCGGGCATCTGCACGAGCACCGGGCAGCTGGCCTGGGGGTTCTGCAGCGGCGAGGTGGTGCGCGGCCCCGTGCACCTGACCCAGATCTACGGGGCCGTGATCGGGCTGGTGCTGCTGGGCCTGGTCTTCTACTGGTGGCGGCAGAAGCGGCCCGCGGGCTGGGCGTTCTGGAACTTCGTGCTCTGGTACAGCGTGCTGCGCAGCCTCGTCGAGGAGCCCTTCCGGCTCAACCCGCTGTGGTGGCCGGTCTATCTCAACGAGAAGGCGGGGATCGGGTTCTTCACGGCGACCCAGCTCGTCTCGATTCCCCTGATCGTGCTGGCGGTCTACATGCTCTACCGCATGGGCCGGAGCGGGGAGGAGGCCGCGGCGTGA
- a CDS encoding arsenate reductase (azurin) small subunit has protein sequence MTAILTRRRFVQLSVASVALFSAGGRAATWFAPSLTYPSIKVGNVAKIEVGKPAYFNYPDNRSQAVLVKLGREALGGVGKDRDLVAFSASCTHMGCGVQYKDGRFVCPCHQSMFDPAKNGQVYQGLASEWLPQIPLRVEPNGDVVATAVEGLIWGRVKNV, from the coding sequence ATGACGGCTATTTTGACCAGGAGGAGGTTCGTTCAGCTGTCGGTGGCGTCCGTCGCGCTTTTTTCGGCCGGCGGCCGCGCGGCGACGTGGTTTGCCCCCAGCCTGACCTATCCGTCGATCAAGGTGGGCAACGTCGCCAAGATCGAGGTGGGAAAGCCTGCGTACTTCAACTACCCCGACAACCGCTCGCAGGCCGTTCTCGTCAAGCTCGGCAGGGAGGCTCTGGGCGGTGTGGGCAAGGACCGCGACCTCGTGGCCTTTTCCGCGTCCTGCACCCACATGGGCTGCGGCGTCCAGTACAAGGACGGCCGGTTCGTCTGCCCGTGCCACCAGTCCATGTTCGACCCGGCCAAGAACGGCCAGGTCTACCAGGGACTGGCGAGCGAGTGGCTTCCGCAAATCCCCTTGAGGGTCGAACCCAACGGCGACGTCGTCGCCACCGCCGTCGAGGGGCTCATCTGGGGTCGGGTTAAGAACGTTTAG
- a CDS encoding EamA family transporter, which translates to MDRNEARLTPIDVSALLTLYFVWGGAYLANKLAIATIDPFIMLAIRLGASGLLLFVLLRLLGWTLPKGREVLGSWLIGQLLLVGGMGAVVYAQQWVSSSLAAVIVSTMPLWNAFFANFLGRKTRSVEWAGMLLGLAGVYLLAGEPDLKLDPKALLVFVGPVSWAFGSAISTRVPQAPGLMSSAVHMMGAGLSFTVIALLAGARWHEPSTTSLLALGYLVLLAGVVGYSAYLHLLARPLRPALVTSFAYVNPLVALALGIGFAGERLTQAGLAGVGLIVLGVGLAVSRRG; encoded by the coding sequence ATGGACCGCAACGAAGCCCGCCTTACCCCGATCGACGTTTCCGCCCTGCTTACCCTGTACTTCGTCTGGGGCGGAGCCTACCTGGCCAACAAGCTGGCCATCGCCACCATCGATCCCTTCATCATGCTGGCCATCCGGCTGGGGGCCAGCGGCCTGCTGCTCTTCGTGCTGCTTCGCCTGCTCGGCTGGACGCTGCCGAAGGGCCGGGAGGTGCTGGGGTCGTGGCTGATCGGCCAGCTGCTGCTCGTGGGCGGCATGGGCGCGGTCGTCTACGCGCAGCAGTGGGTGAGCTCGAGCCTGGCCGCGGTCATCGTCTCGACGATGCCGTTGTGGAACGCCTTCTTCGCCAACTTCCTCGGCCGCAAGACCCGCAGCGTGGAGTGGGCGGGCATGCTCCTGGGCCTGGCCGGGGTGTACCTGCTCGCCGGTGAACCCGACCTGAAGCTCGACCCGAAGGCGCTCCTCGTCTTCGTCGGTCCGGTCAGCTGGGCCTTCGGCTCGGCGATCAGCACGCGCGTCCCCCAGGCGCCGGGGCTGATGTCGAGCGCGGTGCACATGATGGGCGCGGGCCTCAGCTTCACCGTGATCGCGCTCCTGGCCGGGGCGCGCTGGCACGAACCCAGCACCACCTCGCTGCTGGCGCTGGGCTACCTGGTCCTGCTGGCGGGGGTGGTGGGCTACAGCGCCTACCTGCACCTGCTGGCCCGGCCGCTGCGGCCGGCTTTGGTCACCAGCTTCGCCTACGTCAACCCCCTCGTCGCCCTGGCGCTGGGCATCGGCTTCGCCGGCGAGCGGCTCACCCAGGCGGGCCTCGCCGGCGTGGGCCTGATCGTGCTGGGGGTGGGGCTGGCGGTGAGCAGAAGGGGCTAG
- the glmU gene encoding bifunctional UDP-N-acetylglucosamine diphosphorylase/glucosamine-1-phosphate N-acetyltransferase GlmU yields MSFAVVVLAAGKGTRMKSALPKVLHPLLGRPLVEYAARAAQQAGAERVVVVVGHGAEAVRDVLEPLGVRTALQAEQLGTAHALASAQGALSDWEGPVVVTMGDAPLISAGTLAGLAQAVPTGGGMAMLTFEPDDPARYGRVIRDAAGRVDRVVEYKDATPEERAVREVNAGVYAFDAHVWDYLNEIGRDNAAGEYYLPDLIGVYQKHGLEVRAFKASDPTELLAVNDRAQLAAVERVLLERLRTHWMREGVRMVMPETIYLEPTVELAPDVTLEPGVMLKGATRVGEGASVGAFSIVSDSELAPGAEVRPHSVLEGARLAAGAVAGPFARLRPGAVLEANAFVGNFVEVKKSRLGPGVKAGHLAYLGDAEVGAGTNVGAGTITANYDGVKKHPTIIGPRAFIGSNSVLIAPVRIGAEATVAAGSAINQDVPAGALGIARARQRNLEGWAERKARASNSQKDGTRMEGETT; encoded by the coding sequence GTGAGCTTCGCCGTCGTCGTGCTCGCGGCGGGCAAGGGCACGCGCATGAAGTCGGCCCTGCCCAAGGTGCTGCACCCGCTCTTGGGCCGGCCGCTGGTGGAGTACGCCGCGCGGGCGGCGCAGCAGGCCGGGGCCGAACGGGTCGTCGTGGTGGTCGGCCACGGAGCCGAGGCGGTGCGGGACGTGCTCGAGCCCCTGGGGGTGCGCACCGCGCTGCAGGCCGAGCAGCTGGGCACCGCCCACGCCCTGGCCAGCGCCCAGGGGGCGCTTTCGGACTGGGAGGGGCCGGTCGTCGTCACCATGGGCGACGCGCCCCTCATCTCGGCCGGCACCCTTGCCGGACTGGCCCAGGCCGTGCCCACGGGCGGCGGCATGGCCATGCTGACCTTCGAGCCCGACGACCCCGCCCGGTACGGCCGGGTGATCCGCGACGCCGCGGGGCGGGTGGACCGGGTGGTGGAGTACAAGGACGCCACCCCCGAGGAACGGGCGGTGCGCGAGGTGAACGCCGGGGTGTACGCCTTCGACGCGCACGTCTGGGACTACCTGAACGAGATCGGCCGCGACAACGCCGCGGGCGAGTACTACCTGCCCGACCTGATCGGCGTCTACCAGAAGCACGGCCTCGAGGTGCGGGCTTTCAAGGCCAGTGACCCGACCGAGCTGCTGGCCGTGAACGACCGGGCGCAGCTGGCCGCGGTGGAGCGGGTGCTGCTGGAGCGGCTGCGCACGCACTGGATGCGGGAGGGGGTGCGGATGGTGATGCCCGAGACGATCTACCTCGAGCCCACCGTGGAGCTCGCCCCCGACGTGACGCTCGAGCCCGGGGTGATGCTGAAGGGGGCGACCCGCGTGGGCGAGGGCGCGTCCGTAGGTGCGTTTAGCATCGTTAGCGACAGCGAGCTCGCCCCCGGCGCCGAGGTGCGCCCCCACAGCGTGCTCGAGGGCGCCCGCCTGGCCGCCGGCGCGGTGGCCGGGCCCTTCGCGCGGCTGCGGCCGGGGGCGGTGCTCGAGGCGAACGCCTTCGTGGGCAACTTCGTCGAGGTCAAGAAGAGCCGCCTGGGCCCGGGGGTCAAGGCCGGGCACCTGGCCTACCTGGGCGACGCCGAGGTGGGCGCGGGCACCAACGTGGGCGCGGGAACCATTACCGCCAACTACGACGGCGTGAAGAAGCACCCCACGATCATCGGCCCGCGCGCCTTCATCGGCTCCAACTCGGTCCTCATCGCTCCGGTGCGCATCGGCGCCGAGGCCACCGTGGCCGCCGGCAGCGCCATCAACCAGGACGTACCCGCAGGCGCCCTCGGCATCGCCCGCGCCCGCCAGCGCAACCTCGAGGGCTGGGCCGAGCGCAAGGCACGCGCATCCAATTCTCAGAAGGACGGTACTAGAATGGAAGGGGAGACGACATGA